The window TCGCGGTGTTCTCGAAAAACGATCCTTCCTTGCTCGGTAGCTTTGCCATGGCCAAAGAACCGCGAAACGCGTTGCGAGCCCCCTCGCGTTGGTGCTCATCGATCACGTAGCGGCCCGAATCACCCGATCCGAGTCCCGTTTCGTCCCCCGTTAGCGCCAACAGGTCATCTTTGACTTGGTAAAAATCCAATCCATCGTAGAACCCCTGCTCGACGAGCGAGATGAAATTCGCGACGGTTGAAGGCGCCACATCAAGAAAGAGCTCAACCACCATGTCGCCTTTGGTGGTTTTGATCAGGACCCGTGGCAAATTCTTGGTCGCATCCGCTTCGCGAGCTTCCGCTTCTTGCTGCCACAGCTGCTCGATCTCGTCCATTTGAAACGAGAAACGTTTGTCGAGATCCGCGAAGCCTTCCTCGTCCATGTGCTTGTACACTTTTCGGGCAAGCTCAAAATGGCCCGTGCATACGGCCGCCCGGGCAACGGCGCGGTAAAGAAAGATCTGCTTGAACCCCAGGTCCATCAGCAACGAACCGGCTTGCAGCGTCCACTCGCTGTAGTTGCTGTTTTCGTACTGATGTTGGATCATGGTCAACAGGTATTGAGCGGCTTCTTCGTCAGGGGCAAACATCAGCAGCTTGTAGGACGCTTCAAAAAGGTCGTCCATCAATTGACGGGTTCGAAGTTCAGCATCCACAAAACTCTGGCGGGCCTCGGGCGTTTGCTGCTCGCCATTGATGTACCGCGTGTGGATAACCCGCATTTCGGTCACCTTGTCGCGGTAGGCCTTCAAGACCTCGAGGAATTCGGCTTTTGCCTGTTCGCCTTCTTCGGTCAACTCGATCGGCAGTGATCCTCCCATCGCTGCGGCTTCTTCACCTGCGGCAGCCGGAGCGGTGTCGGAAGCCGGAGCCAGGCTAGCTTCGGGGGTTTCTGGCCCAGAGGGAGTCGTGACCTCGGACGACTGGGCGTCACAGGTGGCGAGGCGGTCGGTTGGCGAGTAGGCCAGCAGCAGAAGGGTAAAGGAGACGAACAGGCGTTGCGAGATCATCGACGACAACCAATCATTTCGGGATGGCGGGAAGGGGTCTACGTGTTCGATACAGGTTCCGTGCGCCAGTGGTTCGCGCGAACGGCTGAAAAGGCTTGGTGGAGACCCAATTCCTGTGGCTTTTTGTCAAGAACGGTGAAAGAAGTCTAGAAAACCGCGAATCACGGGGCCAAGTGAACCTTTCGCAAAACGGAATCGTCCGCTAATCTGTGCGGACGCATCAGGATCGAGCGGAGGGTTCCCGAGGGGTTCCTTTGCCGGCGATCCTTCCGGGGCGTAGCTCAGCCTGGCTAGAGCGCCTGCTTTGGGAGCAGGAGGTCGCATGTTCGAATCATGTCGCCCCGATCGACGAAAAGCCGTGTTTTCCTGAGTGGAACACGGCTTTTTTTGTTGCAAGGCTGGGCGAATCGAGCGGCCAGTCCTGCGGGTCGGTTCGCGCCGACGCCACCGTTTTTTGTTCGCAGTCGGTTGGTCCTGGCGCTTCTTTGCAAGCCTCACTTTTTTGAGGGGGATCTTTTGTTGGATCCTATTTCTCGCTAACCTCTTGGCAAGTTTGTCTTTCCTTTTCCGCAGCTGATTTGAGCCGGAATTCCCTGTTTCCCCTCCCCATTTTGTAAGAGTGACCGTGCTGATGAGCGTTGCATCGACTGACATTGAGACCCAAGCAATCGATACCATCCGAACGTTGAGCATGGATGCCGTCCAGACGGCAAACAGCGGTCACCCCGGCACCCCGATGGCGCTGGCGCCGATCGCGTACCAGGTTTTCAACCGGACCATGAACTACGATCCGGCGAAGCCGGCTTGGCCCAACCGCGACCGTTTTGTGCTGTCATGCGGTCATGCGTCGATGTTGCTCTACAGCACCTTGCATCTGGCGGGCGTCAAAGCAGTCGACCCATCGGGCAACGTGCTCGACAAGCTTTCGATCACGTTGGAGGACATCAAGAATTTTCGCCAGATCGGCTCGGTCTGTGCGGGGCATCCTGAATACGCGGAAGCCGCCGGGATTGAGACCACCACCGGACCGCTCGGGGCGGGCGTCAGCAATTCGGTTGGCATGGCGATGGCGGAAAAATGGCTCAAAGCCAACTACAACACCGACGAACATGTGCTGTTCAATTACAACACCTACGCGCTGTGCAGTGACGGTGATTTGATGGAGGGGGTTGCCTGTGAAGCCGCATCGGTTGC is drawn from Novipirellula artificiosorum and contains these coding sequences:
- a CDS encoding peptidylprolyl isomerase, with the translated sequence MISQRLFVSFTLLLLAYSPTDRLATCDAQSSEVTTPSGPETPEASLAPASDTAPAAAGEEAAAMGGSLPIELTEEGEQAKAEFLEVLKAYRDKVTEMRVIHTRYINGEQQTPEARQSFVDAELRTRQLMDDLFEASYKLLMFAPDEEAAQYLLTMIQHQYENSNYSEWTLQAGSLLMDLGFKQIFLYRAVARAAVCTGHFELARKVYKHMDEEGFADLDKRFSFQMDEIEQLWQQEAEAREADATKNLPRVLIKTTKGDMVVELFLDVAPSTVANFISLVEQGFYDGLDFYQVKDDLLALTGDETGLGSGDSGRYVIDEHQREGARNAFRGSLAMAKLPSKEGSFFENTASTQFAIFFTPLPAVSQQQTVFGRVIEGMDLFTEIRRVDPNKDKSNETMIRPPDRIITAEVLRKPEEMPEPVYFTP